The sequence AGGCCGAACGCGAACAAAGGCAGGGAAAGCGCGTTGTAGTGCCACGCGGCGGCGATGTTGCCGTGGGCCAGAGCGACGAACGCGTGCGTCATGCCGCAACCGGGGCAGGGGAGTCCGGTGAGGCCGCGGAACGGGCACAGCGTCACCCCTACCCGGTCGAGGAGGCGCAGGGGAATTGCCGCGCTCAAAGCGTAGACGGCGAGCACGATACATGCGAAGATGCGATCCGCCCGGCGCGCGGCGGGTGGTGCGAATGTCACGGTCTCCATGGCACAGGTTCCCAGATGCTGTTCAGATCGGACTGCATAATGCACATACCTATGAGGTCGCCCCAGGCGACGTACGGCGAGAGCCCGGACAGAACGCACAGCATTGTGGCATTATCGTGAACCGGCAGGCCCCGGGACGCCTGGAGTTCCGATACCAGCCGACCGTATTTGTACCACCAGAAGATAGTGTACAGCCCGCAGGTGAAGACCATCAGCAGGACTTCCATTCCCGGCGTGGTGTCACCCTTCCCGAGCGCATCCTGGAGTTCCGTCGATACCTCATAGTACCAGATGAGCGGGTAAATGCCGCACGTGAAGAGACTGAGCAGGATAATTGTCGGGATCGACCGGACTCGGCCCTGGTACATGATTCACCTCCGTGGCATTGGTGTCGCTTTCCGGTACGCGCTGTCAACCGAACAAGTTACACGCGGGTTTGCGACGCTGGCCGGATTTGAGATACCATGCGGTAACGTTTCGGGAAAACGCGATGGACGAACTCAGCAAACAACCAGCCACTAAGCCGGCCGCCGCCAAGACGGGACAGAACAACGGCGATGATGCCCTGCGCAGACGGATGGCCCGTGTTATCAAGGAGTATCTGCGTCTCGACCAGGAGCTGAAAGAGGCCGAGAACACCAATTTCCGCGTTTGCATTTTCGGATCCGCGCGTATTCGAAGGCGCGACGTCACCTGGCAGACGGTGTTCCGCCTGGCGCGGGCGCTGGCCAAATCGGGCATCGATGTCGTGACCGGCGGCGGTCCCGGCCTCATGGAAGCAGCCAATTTCGGACTGCGTGAGGCGACCAAAGATTCCTCCGTTGCGCACGCCATGGGGTACGGGCTTCCGCTCGATATCCCATCGCTCCGAGAGCCGGCGAACCTGCACCTGGACATCAAGAGCGCGCACCAGCGCTTCTCGACGCGCCTGGACGAGTTCATGCGCCTGAGCCACGCCGTGGTGGTTGCGCCCGGGGGCATCGGCACGCTCCTGGAGTTGATGTACGTCTGGCAGCTCGTCCAGATTGGGCTGATTCAACCGCGTCCCATCATCCTGCTGGACGCGGAATACTGGTCGGGCCTTCTGGACTGGATGGGGGGCGCCACGTTGAAGCGCGCGCTCATCAACCCGGAAGATCTCAACGAGGTTCGGCTCGTTTCCGACTGGCGCGACGCCCTGGCTATCCTGGAGGCGGCTCAGCACGATTTTATGGCCGTTCGCGGCCCGATACCCGCATTGCCCATCCCCGGGCCGGACCACACTGCCCCGGCCACGTGACCGGCCCGAGAACACGCTCAATTGACCGGGCGTTGATATCCTTGTACGCACGGGACCGCGGTGGTGACACACGGTTCCCGCGTCGAATCCCCTTATGAAGAGAGTAGCTGAAGTTATGGAAGACGTTTTCAATGCCACCCAGGAAGTAGTCATCCTCGGATCCGGACCCGCCGGACTCACGGCCGCCATCTACGCGGCGAGGGCGAATCTGAGCCCCGTGATCGTGGAGGGCAAGGACCCCGGCGGCCAGTTGATGATCACCACGGACGTCGAGAATTTCCCGGGCTTCCGCAGCGGCGTTATGGGCCCGTCCCTGATGGAGGAGATGCGCGAGCAGGCGAGGAATGTTGGCGCCCGGTTCGTCTCCGGCCACGTTGACAAGGTGGATTTCTCCTCGCGGCCGTTCAGCCTGCATATCGCGGACAGATCGATTCGGTCCCGAACGGTGATCATAGCGACTGGCGCGTCCGCGCGGTGGCTGGGCCTGCCGGAAGAGGCGCCCGCACCCAGGGGCCTGTACGGCCTCGGACTCAGCGCCTGCGCCACGTGCGACGGGTTCTTCTTCCGCGGCAAAGACGTCATCGTGGTGGGTGGAGGCGACACCGCCCTCGAAGAAGCCACCTTCCTCACACGCATGGTGAATAAGGTTTATGTGGTCCACCGACGCGATGCGCTTCGGGCCAGCAAGGCGATGCAGACGCGCGCCTTCAACGATCCTAAGATTGAGTTCGTCTGGAACAAAGCCATCACGGCGGTGCACGACCCCGCCGCGGGCAAAGTGACCGGCGTGACGCTGAAGGACACCGTTACGGGCGAGACGAGCGAAATGCCGATCGATGGGGTCTTCGTGGCGATCGGGCATTCGCCAAACACCTCGCTTTTCGAGGGGATTCTGGACCGCGATGCGAACGGATACCTCATCGCCGCGGGAACCCGCACCAACGTGCCGGGTGTCTTCGCCGCCGGCGATGTGGCCGACTCCGTGTACCGCCAGGCCATCACAGCCGCGGGAATGGGATGTATGGCCGCCATCGATGCGGAACGCTACCTTGCGGCGCTTGAAGCGGCCTAGCGCCGCCACCCAGCACCATCGTCAGACTTCGTGCAAGGCCTCAACACCTCGTTGAGGCCTTTCCGTTTGCGCGGCAGCCCGCCTGGCGGGCAATCGTCCTGCCGGCCGCTCGCTTCCGCTTCAGCATGAATGGGTCTGGCGGACAGGCTCTTTCCCCCTTTTCCCTGATAGTGGCAAATCGCCGTCTCCGGTAGAGTTTATATAGCGCCCGAGCATCTCAGTCGACGCGCTCTTTCTCTACTGGGAGGAGATGAGCATGCCACGTCAATATGGGTATTTGAATTCAAAATCGCATCTTGCCACGCTGGCCCTGGCCGGCTTACTGTGGGCTGTGCCCGCCGGAGCCGCAAGGCT is a genomic window of Armatimonadota bacterium containing:
- a CDS encoding LOG family protein, which gives rise to MDELSKQPATKPAAAKTGQNNGDDALRRRMARVIKEYLRLDQELKEAENTNFRVCIFGSARIRRRDVTWQTVFRLARALAKSGIDVVTGGGPGLMEAANFGLREATKDSSVAHAMGYGLPLDIPSLREPANLHLDIKSAHQRFSTRLDEFMRLSHAVVVAPGGIGTLLELMYVWQLVQIGLIQPRPIILLDAEYWSGLLDWMGGATLKRALINPEDLNEVRLVSDWRDALAILEAAQHDFMAVRGPIPALPIPGPDHTAPAT
- a CDS encoding DUF4234 domain-containing protein gives rise to the protein MYQGRVRSIPTIILLSLFTCGIYPLIWYYEVSTELQDALGKGDTTPGMEVLLMVFTCGLYTIFWWYKYGRLVSELQASRGLPVHDNATMLCVLSGLSPYVAWGDLIGMCIMQSDLNSIWEPVPWRP
- the trxB gene encoding thioredoxin-disulfide reductase, producing MKRVAEVMEDVFNATQEVVILGSGPAGLTAAIYAARANLSPVIVEGKDPGGQLMITTDVENFPGFRSGVMGPSLMEEMREQARNVGARFVSGHVDKVDFSSRPFSLHIADRSIRSRTVIIATGASARWLGLPEEAPAPRGLYGLGLSACATCDGFFFRGKDVIVVGGGDTALEEATFLTRMVNKVYVVHRRDALRASKAMQTRAFNDPKIEFVWNKAITAVHDPAAGKVTGVTLKDTVTGETSEMPIDGVFVAIGHSPNTSLFEGILDRDANGYLIAAGTRTNVPGVFAAGDVADSVYRQAITAAGMGCMAAIDAERYLAALEAA
- a CDS encoding DUF2752 domain-containing protein, translated to METVTFAPPAARRADRIFACIVLAVYALSAAIPLRLLDRVGVTLCPFRGLTGLPCPGCGMTHAFVALAHGNIAAAWHYNALSLPLFAFGLFWLMARLTGDSARPVLSRRAEGILVIAALVLALAYDAYRICVPTARPF